Part of the Salvelinus fontinalis isolate EN_2023a chromosome 1, ASM2944872v1, whole genome shotgun sequence genome is shown below.
ACTTTCCTTcccaccagtggtggaaaaaatactCCGTTGTCATACTTGAGTGTGACTTTACATCACTGCTTCCACCACTGCTTCCCCACCCACTACAGCTTTCAGTGAATTATCTACTAAAACCTTACCAAGTCTATTGACATTTTCTCTCTCGGTGAGTGGATCGCTGATGTGTTTGAAATTAGTTTTGGGTGGCCGGTGGCAGTTACTTTCCAAGAACAAGCTTCAATGTTTTATATAACGTAGAATTATTATTCTCTGACTTTTGTTCTGTGTCTTGGGGCATTTTTTTGTCTCAGGAAAAATGTCAAGGTGTCTGCGGTGTGCCAGTACTCCTTCACAGATATTCAGAGGGCCTTCGAGGGGCCTTACATGGAGGTGCAGGATTCCAAATGGAGGGAATATAGAGGGAAGGTTCCGGTACCAAGACCTGGCTCGGTAAGTCTCTAGGAATACCCTTCAATCACCTATTCCTCCCCTTTCCCCCGTTCCTTACCACCTTGGATCAATCTCAATACTCTCTACACAGTGTCCTCCTTTCCTCGTCTTCTATCCTTCATCTGAAAAGACTGAATAAGTGAAAGCAGTACTTAGACTTGGCTGTCACCTGACTAGTTCTTTAATATGCGGGTGTAGAAGAGGAAGCCCCTTAATGCTGTTGAGGTGAGCCCTTGTCTATTtctgtctcactcactctcttcTGATCTGTATTgactgctctctctttccctctcctgcccctctctctctctcactgccttcTCTCCTTCCAGTGTATCACAAACATACACCGGTCCCAGGGCATCAACTCGTCCCGTGACCTCCCAGACAACGTGTTGGCCTTTGCGAGGCGCCACCCCCTGATGTCTACACAGGTCCACCCCATAGGAGGGCGACCCCTACTATTCAAGAGAAGTGTCAATTACGTCAAGATGGCCGTGCACCGGGTGGCAGCTCTGGACGGACACGTCTACACCTTGCTCTTCTTGGGAACTGGTGAGTGGCTAGATGTGTAATGCGTAATACATATTTTTTCTTGAATGAATGTTACATGAATGTTATATGACAGTTATATCAATGTTATATCATATGAATGTTATTTGAACGTTATATAAACGTTGGATGAACATTATATGTCTGTGTTTTTTCCTGCAGATGAGGGCTGGCTGCACAGGGCTGTGGAGGTCGGAGGTCAAATGCACATCATAGAGGAGCTGCAGCTTTTTGAGAACCCTCAGCCTGTAGACAGCATGGTCATCTCCCAGACACAGGTACTATATGTTGCTCATACATGCTAATAACACGTTTTAAAGCATTGTGCCTGCCAGTTATAAGTAAATTGTTACCAAATAGTCATGAAACATGAGCTCTCGTCCAACAGGGAAGTGTCTATGTGGGCTCCAACTCTGCAGTGCTCCAGGTCCCCTTGTCCTCCTGCCAGCGCTACACGTCCTGTTTCGACTGTGTGTTTGCCCGGGACCCCTACTGTGGCTGGGACGGGAAGCTGTGTGTGGAAATATCCTCACGCACAAACACGTGagggcaggcacacacacgcacgtgtacacacacacacacacacacacacacacacacacacacacacacacacacacacacacacgtgggacACCAGTGAGTGAGGCTGGGGACTGTTTTGTGTCTGGAATCATTTACTCTGCATGAGTGAGCGTCAGACATTTTAATCTTCATTGCTGCTGCAGACACATCAGACTCCTCTGTGGTTTTCCTGTGGATTTGTTGCTGTGCTTTGAGCACCGCGTTAGTTTGAGAGAGTTTCATTCCAATTAAAAGAAACCTTGCAGATCACCTGCTGTCATATTTCAATAGGCTCTGCTTAGAATGTTTTTGTTGTTTACTTTCTTTTCTTGACTTTAACTGAACGCACCGTGAAGTACCTCTATAAAATGGGTGGATTGTTTGATTACTTAAATACACAACCCAACATCCTATTTTATGTGTACTTCAATGAGTAATATGTAATGACTCCTGTTCAAATGTTATACCGTTTCTGCATTCCTACTTggtctgtgtgtacagtatgtgtgggtGCCCACTGCCCTGGAAGCATAAATGAGAACTAACATTCTTCTGGCTCCTATTCAGCTCCAATCTAACCCAGGATATACAGAAAGGCAACAGAGGCTGTGACAACAGCAcaggagctggtatgtactaagcacacacacacacaccatacactcacacaccacgTGTGTGTTCATCGCTCTCAAACACATGCATcgtacattcacacacacacaagttctaTTTTAAGGGATATCACAGCATTAATATATTCCGACATGTGGCTCTTTTACCCGCAAACCCAAACCATTTAAAGGCCATTAAGGGATTTCATTAGGTGTGCAGTGCTGTTACTACTCCCCCAGGCTGCTCCACTCACTTTAATCAGTTCCTCTTACATTAAATTAGAGGTCAGATGATCGAGCTGTCTGCATTGCGGGGTTCTGTCCGCTTTCAGAAGCTTACTACGAATAAAGATGAGAAGTGACGCTGAAAGGTTAATATGTCCTGCTAGCTCTGCTTTGATAATATGATCTGCCATTTCTTTACATCTGTttctgtattcatctctctctcctactctctctctctctcaatcagtaGTCCACCGCAGGCGTACGGTGATGTCTGGGGACGACATCCTCCTCCAGTGCGAGCTGCACTCCAACCTGGCCACGCCGCACTGGACCCTGGATGGGCACGAGCTCCAGGGCTATGACCTCGACTCGGGCCACCGCGTGGGCACCGACGGCCTGCTCCTCATTGGCGCCCGGACCAACCAGAGTGGAGACTACCACTGCTACGCCGTGGAGAACGACGTGTGGGTGCCAGTGAGGCTGTACACGGTGAAGGTGCACCCTGACCTGCCCTTCCCTGTGGGGCCAACAGTCACGACGAACACTTTATCAACCACCGCCACTACCGCCACTACCGCCCCACCAAGCCCTTCTCTTACTCCCAGCAGCCCCACCGAGCAGCCCCTGCCCTCCCCACCTGCTCCCCTCCCCTTTGGACCCGAGTTCCAGACCTACAGGCACATGGAGGCCATGTATATCTCCCTGGTGGCTGTGCTGGGCGGGCTGTGCCTGGTGCTGACCATAGTGTTGCTCTACGTCAGCTTCTGCAAACGAGCGCCCTACCAGGGCCGCAAGTACTCCCAGGAGGGGCTGCCCGAGTCAGGGGCCGCAGCCGAGAGGAAGAAGAGCTCCCATTCCCATCTGGAGCTCAAGACCATGTCCATCCACTGCAACGGCAGGCAGGACAGCAAGCGAGGACGCCGCTCCCTGTCGGCTTCTAACGTGGACGACGTGTGCGACGGCTTCCTTCAGATTGTGCCCGGGGGAGGGTCTCCGGGGAAGTCGCCGGCCCCTCCCGCCCCGCCTCTCCCAATGCCGCCGCCCCTGCCCTCCTCGGCGTACGCATCGTCAGAGTACGCCAACGGGATGTCGGCGACATTACCCAGTGTCCTTCGCAAGATGAACGGCAACAGTTACGTGCTGCTGAGGCAGACGGCGGACCCCGAGGGGAGCACGTCTCCCCTCTACCACTCGTTCACCGAAGAGCTCAACCGCATCCTAGAGAAGAGGAAGCACACACAAATGGACCCCCAGCTGCCAGACGAGAGCTCTGTCTAGCCCCCTCCCATCACTTTCCCATTGATCTGTTTATTGGTTTAACCCAACTACCCCAGAGTTCCCCCAAGAGGCAGGGAGGTCAAACTTTTGTATTATACTGCTGCTGTTTACCCAGTGTCAAAGCAACCTGTGGGAGTATCCATACCTAAAACTCAATGTGCAGCTTCCTGTGACTCGAGATAGGTGCCCCACGTAATTTCACTACTGAACATTGGAGTAAAGAAGACTTTCTGACTTTTACCAAACTGGAGCAGTcattgatatagtcatggtaaccATTTTGGACACACATTGTACTATTACATGGACCCTTTGATTGACTTTCAAGGACTTAAGGTCACATACATGATACATATACACAAGTTAGTTACAATCCTACCTCAGATCCTTACCCTATTGGGAAAGTAGGGTCAGTGATGGTCTGGTCAGCAGACACACTGACAGCGAGTGCTGTGGTGTATCGTCGGACACGGGACGATGAGAGCCCAGGTCATA
Proteins encoded:
- the LOC129856890 gene encoding semaphorin-4G-like isoform X2, with translation MEGHVTLLPPLLLLLCSLSGVWGFPFGPVLDMDVNPRTTVFSQGLLGCQRFSSPSQNYSTLLLEEDNGVLYVGARGALYALDTTNISTPGNLTIDWEASAEQMKQCLNKGKDNQTECYNHIRILQRYNETHLYVCGTHAFRPLCAYIDVERFSFSSGFEEGRDRCPYDPAKGYTSLLVDGEMFSASQYEFRSSPDVRRNFPFPTLRTEEAPTRWLLEADFVGSALLKESVNSSLGDDDKIYFFFTERSQEQMAYPSQTRVARVARVCKGDWGGQRTLQRKWTSFLKARLVCSVPDYELHLNVLRSVFVLEGPDVHSTVFYGIFGLEWKNVKVSAVCQYSFTDIQRAFEGPYMEVQDSKWREYRGKVPVPRPGSCITNIHRSQGINSSRDLPDNVLAFARRHPLMSTQVHPIGGRPLLFKRSVNYVKMAVHRVAALDGHVYTLLFLGTDEGWLHRAVEVGGQMHIIEELQLFENPQPVDSMVISQTQGSVYVGSNSAVLQVPLSSCQRYTSCFDCVFARDPYCGWDGKLCVEISSRTNTSNLTQDIQKGNRGCDNSTGAVHRRRTVMSGDDILLQCELHSNLATPHWTLDGHELQGYDLDSGHRVGTDGLLLIGARTNQSGDYHCYAVENDVWVPVRLYTVKVHPDLPFPVGPTVTTNTLSTTATTATTAPPSPSLTPSSPTEQPLPSPPAPLPFGPEFQTYRHMEAMYISLVAVLGGLCLVLTIVLLYVSFCKRAPYQGRKYSQEGLPESGAAAERKKSSHSHLELKTMSIHCNGRQDSKRGRRSLSASNVDDVCDGFLQIVPGGGSPGKSPAPPAPPLPMPPPLPSSAYASSEYANGMSATLPSVLRKMNGNSYVLLRQTADPEGSTSPLYHSFTEELNRILEKRKHTQMDPQLPDESSV
- the LOC129856890 gene encoding semaphorin-4G-like isoform X1, which produces MEGHVTLLPPLLLLLCSLSGVWGFPFGPVLDMDVNPRTTVFSQGLLGCQRFSSPSQNYSTLLLEEDNGVLYVGARGALYALDTTNISTPGNLTIDWEASAEQMKQCLNKGKDNQTECYNHIRILQRYNETHLYVCGTHAFRPLCAYIDVERFSFSSGFEEGRDRCPYDPAKGYTSLLVDGEMFSASQYEFRSSPDVRRNFPFPTLRTEEAPTRWLLEADFVGSALLKESVNSSLGDDDKIYFFFTERSQEQMAYPSQTRVARVARVCKGDWGGQRTLQRKWTSFLKARLVCSVPDYELHLNVLRSVFVLEGPDVHSTVFYGIFGLEWKNVKVSAVCQYSFTDIQRAFEGPYMEVQDSKWREYRGKVPVPRPGSCITNIHRSQGINSSRDLPDNVLAFARRHPLMSTQVHPIGGRPLLFKRSVNYVKMAVHRVAALDGHVYTLLFLGTDEGWLHRAVEVGGQMHIIEELQLFENPQPVDSMVISQTQGSVYVGSNSAVLQVPLSSCQRYTSCFDCVFARDPYCGWDGKLCVEISSRTNTSNLTQDIQKGNRGCDNSTGAVVHRRRTVMSGDDILLQCELHSNLATPHWTLDGHELQGYDLDSGHRVGTDGLLLIGARTNQSGDYHCYAVENDVWVPVRLYTVKVHPDLPFPVGPTVTTNTLSTTATTATTAPPSPSLTPSSPTEQPLPSPPAPLPFGPEFQTYRHMEAMYISLVAVLGGLCLVLTIVLLYVSFCKRAPYQGRKYSQEGLPESGAAAERKKSSHSHLELKTMSIHCNGRQDSKRGRRSLSASNVDDVCDGFLQIVPGGGSPGKSPAPPAPPLPMPPPLPSSAYASSEYANGMSATLPSVLRKMNGNSYVLLRQTADPEGSTSPLYHSFTEELNRILEKRKHTQMDPQLPDESSV